DNA sequence from the Lycium barbarum isolate Lr01 chromosome 5, ASM1917538v2, whole genome shotgun sequence genome:
AAAAGAGAGAAAAGTAGCAGTGAGTGACTCCTTTTATTGTTTTAATGGTCccgcatgaaaatatgtatgatCCTCAAGAACACTTATATCCAATTACACTAGGACGGGTTACAAAAAAGGTGATTTGATTTTGCCATGTCGATTAGAGGTGGTTCACCTACTGGATCCAAAAGCTGAGCCAGAATTTTAATAGGGGTTTGGAGTTTAGAATGATGACTTCAACTATTAATAATTGATTCGAAATTTTATAAATTTCTTAATACAAATACATTGTTTGAGCAAAAGTTATGCTGAATTCAGATCTAGACTACTAACTCCGCCCCTGGCCAGATCTGTTGTTGTCTCCCATCAGGTTTAAGTTACTGAAAAATGATTTGATTTTGCCATCTCCAGTTGGGCGGTTCGGCCGAATATGTTCTTGCCTCTTCATCCGATATAAGTTTCTGAAAAATTTGATGGATCTCTTCAACATGTTTTGTCTACAATCTGTATCAGCTATTGGGACATATTTGTTACCTGACACCCCAGTAAGTGCCCTGAAATCAACATTAAATATTCTTACCTCTTCTTGCTGAtcacttttctacaaaaaaataaaatgaaacaaaaaCCAAAATGTTAAAATAGACATGAGATGAGCCACTAAAATAGTGTTAAAAGCAGGATGgacaaaaaaaataattacatGTCTACAGTTGGGATTTGATACATCAatcattaaatcatcatcatcactcgACGAATTAGACGAAGGAATGTTTGGATCAGAGATCATGCTTTCATCCCGCCCTGAATTATCAGAATTGCCGTGGATAATTGCATGAGTACTAGAATCAAAAGAAGTTGAATATTCCATATTTGTGTCCGGAGACATTTCTCCAGAGCtcatattttttctttcttttttagatAAATTGCTGGAGTTGCCTCCACTTCACAAAATAGTAGTGAGGTCTTCACACAGTCAATTTATTTTATTGTCATTTCGCTATCATTTGTTCATGAAATCTACCTTTCATACGTGTAAAGACTAAAGAATAGAACTTGAGGACAAATTTATCTAACAAACGCGCTACTAAGTATGAACAGAGACTAAAACTCTACTGGAAAAAAAGTGAAGTGAGTGAAAGGTCTATTAATTATTGAACCGCTTAGTGTTGACCAAATAAGCCTAAATTTGACGCAGATTTTATTCAGTGCATATTTAAAGTTTGTCTACCTTAATTATCTCCTTGAATTTGTTTTTTCGATAGCCTCGGCCCCCTAACAAATCATACCTTTGTGGGTGAGATACATGCGCTACCACATGGATTTTTGCCCACAACGTAAGAAAGATTCTTGCCCACTTCATTATGTTAATTGCTCATGACCCAAATCTTCAGCCACTCATTTGctatcaataattttttttttccgattcAGATATTCGATATCTTTATCCTTTGATTCCTTAATGGCTGGTATTCACTCCGCTTTTGAAGTTGACACTCTTCTTTCTTGTAGGGACCACTATCAAGTTTCCCTTTTCTCCTTTTTCTATGTTTCAATTAGGAGTGGGCACTGTACAGTATTTAAAATTTAGGTATGATAATTTCGgttttcaatttctaaaaatactataaTCATTATCGTACCAAATTAATTCAGTATAGTTTGGTATTTTAAAGTTCGATTTCGGTATTTTACGGTATGATAAATTGGTCCCATAGTTTGTCATacttcgacttacatatactcatatcgtggagaattatgacttccgCTACTTAAAAAACATCTCAATTATTATATACTAAACACCTTACAAtgtaaaatatttaaaataaaatacaagCAAtcccttcgtaaatcaattacacaaaaagaTATTTAAATCATGATAGAGTAGTCAAATTTTCAACGTTCaaacaattagttttctaataatactagtttatatatttgttagtattacagtcaaacctctctataattgtcattcgttataacaatatttcactataacggcctaattttctccggaaccgatttttcatgttatattttacttctataTAACAACATTCTGCCTATAACAGCAATGACATCCGTTATAGctgtacactctttgtaaaattacctctctgtAACAGCCATACTCAAAtagcgtgtaataatattttgtaagaaatatattatgtggTAACAAAAGTGTCGATGAAGAGCCTCAACCTACTGCTACTTGGAGATAAAAGAGTCAAATGTTAAGCACTAAGATAGCCTTCAAGGGAAAGTTATTAAATTTCCTTTTgatgaaagtttggacaaaaattTTCGTCAGTTGaagcgttatattatcactaatagactagaatttacgaaacaacctatAATTGTAGAGTTCTTACATtaaacttaaaatatttaaattctcaattaatttaaaatgcatatgttccatatattttaattctttatttgtgtggtacaactagttatggatttagtAGTAATTTATTAGTTTTTTCAATGTTTAATttatgagatatgaaaatcaattgagattttaaaatttacaagtatattgttttcgtttataacataaaaagtaaaaaagttaattgtttgcgtatttttatttataacaactaaatgagatctaaatatcGAATGTCAGTATACATGCATAACAGCACCTCACTATATCAGCCATAAAATTTTCGGATAAACGCTGCcactatagagaggtttgactgtataatactaagatatatgaattgtatatgtaattatatatttCAGTATGGTATTTGGaattttctttatgaataccgtatcgaataccaaactttttaaaaatgcataccagATACCGAAATCGCGgtataaaaaaaatcaatttcgatATGATAATCGGTATCGACCATACCATGC
Encoded proteins:
- the LOC132642329 gene encoding uncharacterized protein LOC132642329 isoform X2, with the protein product MKWARIFLTLWAKIHVVAHVSHPQRYDLLGGRGYRKNKFKEIIKKSDQQEEVRIFNVDFRALTGVSGNKYVPIADTDCRQNMLKRSIKFFRNLYRMKRQEHIRPNRPTGDGKIKSFFSNLNLMGDNNRSGQGRS
- the LOC132642329 gene encoding uncharacterized protein LOC132642329 isoform X1, with product MSSGEMSPDTNMEYSTSFDSSTHAIIHGNSDNSGRDESMISDPNIPSSNSSSDDDDLMIDVSNPNCRHKSDQQEEVRIFNVDFRALTGVSGNKYVPIADTDCRQNMLKRSIKFFRNLYRMKRQEHIRPNRPTGDGKIKSFFSNLNLMGDNNRSGQGRS
- the LOC132642329 gene encoding uncharacterized protein LOC132642329 isoform X3, with protein sequence MSSGEMSPDTNMEYSTSFDSSTHAIIHGNSDNSGRDESMISDPNIPSSNSSSDDDDLMIDVSNPNCRHKSDQQEEKLISDEEARTYSAEPPNWRWQNQIIFQ